A stretch of Spirosoma oryzicola DNA encodes these proteins:
- a CDS encoding DinB family protein, with amino-acid sequence MTKSDIPALPQFFDRYIHLVQDIDIIDALTQQASFNSLIPLETLDALGDLRYAPGKWTGKDILQHVIDTERIMTYRAMRFARNDKTALPGFDEDPFAHSAQANRRTLADLYDEFASVRQATIWLFKSVDDEMLVRSGTASNQTISVLALGFVVVGHARHHAAILQERYLPLLS; translated from the coding sequence ATGACTAAGTCCGACATTCCGGCATTGCCCCAATTTTTCGACCGCTACATCCACCTGGTCCAGGACATCGACATCATTGATGCACTGACTCAACAGGCATCTTTCAATAGCCTGATTCCACTTGAAACGCTCGACGCGTTGGGCGATCTCCGCTACGCGCCCGGCAAATGGACGGGCAAGGACATTCTTCAGCATGTTATCGATACCGAGCGTATTATGACGTACCGTGCGATGCGCTTCGCCCGCAACGACAAAACCGCCTTACCCGGCTTCGATGAAGATCCGTTTGCCCATTCGGCTCAAGCCAACCGCCGGACGCTTGCGGATCTGTATGATGAATTTGCCAGTGTTCGGCAGGCGACCATCTGGCTGTTCAAAAGCGTTGACGACGAAATGTTGGTCCGCAGCGGTACCGCTTCTAATCAGACCATATCCGTACTGGCGCTGGGCTTTGTGGTAGTTGGTCACGCGCGGCACCACGCAGCTATCCTGCAAGAGCGTTATCTGCCTTTGCTGTCCTAA